In Rhodothermia bacterium, one DNA window encodes the following:
- the smpB gene encoding SsrA-binding protein SmpB — protein MAKQIQPDKTIMTNRRARHEYHIEDEYEAGIVLTGTEVKSIRDGKINLQDAFCEIRSDGAYLIGAHISPYTHGGQYFNHEPVRGRRLLLHSREIKKMARAKDQKGYTLIPLAVYLKNKRVKIAVGVAKGKKLYDKRETIAERDSERELDRIRKNARRSDED, from the coding sequence ATGGCAAAGCAAATACAGCCCGATAAAACCATCATGACCAACCGTCGGGCAAGGCACGAGTACCACATCGAAGACGAATATGAAGCCGGAATTGTCTTAACCGGAACCGAGGTAAAGTCCATCCGAGACGGTAAAATCAATCTTCAAGATGCGTTTTGCGAAATTCGATCGGATGGCGCTTACCTCATTGGCGCGCATATCTCGCCTTATACACACGGTGGCCAATATTTTAACCATGAACCTGTTCGTGGTCGGCGGTTGTTACTTCATAGCCGTGAAATAAAAAAAATGGCACGCGCAAAAGACCAAAAAGGGTACACCTTGATTCCACTTGCGGTTTACTTGAAAAATAAACGTGTTAAAATAGCGGTTGGTGTTGCAAAAGGAAAAAAACTCTATGACAAACGGGAAACCATTGCCGAGCGCGATTCCGAAAGAGAATTAGACCGAATCCGGAAAAACGCCCGCCGTAGCGATGAGGATTAA
- a CDS encoding TIR domain-containing protein has protein sequence MLSKTNHHYRYWAFVSYSHRDNKWAEWLHHALEHFTIPAALRDNFVAKDGTVPKRLFPIFRDKDELPTSADLGERLNAALENAAYLVVICSPNSARSQWVDAEIRHFKKIGRADYILPIIVDGEPYASDVHSGFDPAQECFPPALRFQVDADGNLTDIPAEPIAADVRPGKDAKPDAILRLAAGILGTGYDTLKQRDAKRRQRRLVSALALTLAVLAVMIAQLFQVNAEKRHTDVARQEAVFQKNVALAAQKEAINEKNEAIRQKSRADSLLFVATDALAKIEEQNEELGQKNNELSDLVTALENEKEQTLVAKKNAEAQRDLAHQASNRAENERLRAEQEKQTAISAQAQLLFRRGLTAIKENAEPEAMTALAKAIQLKPDLYGAQFSLVQLLERQNSPFPIRSFRDSLSISGLLIPTPDRSGFVTGNISGFRKWDFDPNPQNGRYFPTNGLIVAACRPEGYDQMLTLLVDVAPNGMRRLKYQAWDMATMKPVKSSTVLSTTVLRLFQTESCSDLVLQTQPDTFFMLGKDLQTWRQATINGVLFSTYTMKAEKAAFLQRDSTLVYWEAATGKSVGESFRMKGQVRGIRVSQDGKWLASLHNNESQIYLRPFGAASITQRIPMGSVPLGIGFSEDGEMMYAYGSDSRLLIWDVKKENVVCMTDKIPPIINIRFYPTEKMFSMVVSKTGHQTYSTETCRPKGRSVHSEGLMLSSLMSPRMDKVATFSNDGKMQVWQNSNTLDHLTSIPILEKNVLNASLSPDGTILFTQNEAQRLQAWDMVSKAPIPLDFLPKQNVQQERLMRDGYILSTLMDSTATLWHVDNGKPLKINIPKHVPGTVLINKGYKLLSYLGLDALRVFHLDRAEDQPLIVVPRQNLLDYDSSVDNKWFVASSIDSTLSIWNTYRPADAPKTMKLKSPTARVYTDPNSKFALLGDTNGNNWVADLEKVTLLPINLKNRAMTLQMTFSPDGEKVAIYSGDATIRIFSLSTGQPQTDYIQLDSGLNGFIFSADGKAVLIRGGDNVIRYLDAESGLWLGKPLELQNLQAISFHEKLNKVVISIKGEGVFMMPISDIPAKIPIEVLRLSELVAGLEIDAVGQTRPITNRSEALEVLRNEFLMRPNDDPVKMKYHWFWQE, from the coding sequence ATGCTGTCTAAAACAAATCATCATTACCGTTATTGGGCGTTTGTGAGTTATAGCCATCGCGACAACAAGTGGGCCGAGTGGTTACACCATGCTTTGGAGCATTTTACCATCCCAGCCGCCTTACGGGACAACTTTGTAGCCAAAGATGGTACAGTACCCAAACGCTTGTTCCCCATCTTTCGAGACAAAGACGAATTGCCTACATCCGCAGATTTAGGAGAACGGCTAAATGCAGCCCTCGAAAATGCGGCCTATCTGGTGGTGATCTGCTCGCCCAACTCAGCGCGCTCACAATGGGTTGATGCAGAAATACGTCATTTTAAGAAAATAGGACGGGCAGACTACATTTTACCCATTATTGTGGATGGAGAACCTTATGCTTCCGATGTCCATAGTGGCTTTGATCCGGCGCAAGAGTGCTTCCCACCCGCTTTACGGTTTCAGGTAGATGCCGACGGCAACCTTACCGATATTCCCGCCGAACCTATCGCTGCCGATGTACGGCCGGGTAAAGATGCTAAGCCAGATGCGATACTTCGCTTGGCCGCAGGAATACTCGGGACGGGGTACGATACCCTAAAACAGCGGGATGCTAAACGGCGACAACGGCGCTTAGTCAGCGCTCTTGCACTAACCTTGGCTGTTTTGGCTGTGATGATCGCGCAGTTGTTTCAGGTTAATGCCGAGAAACGCCATACCGATGTTGCACGTCAAGAGGCCGTATTCCAAAAAAACGTTGCCTTGGCTGCACAAAAAGAAGCCATCAACGAGAAAAATGAGGCCATTCGGCAAAAATCCCGTGCGGACTCGCTGCTTTTCGTCGCTACCGATGCCCTTGCCAAAATCGAAGAACAAAACGAGGAATTGGGGCAAAAAAACAACGAACTCTCCGACCTTGTGACTGCATTAGAAAACGAAAAGGAGCAAACACTGGTTGCCAAAAAGAACGCTGAGGCGCAACGCGATCTTGCACATCAAGCCTCAAACAGAGCGGAGAACGAGCGCCTGCGGGCAGAGCAAGAAAAACAAACTGCCATTTCCGCACAAGCACAACTCCTATTCCGACGAGGATTAACCGCTATCAAAGAAAATGCAGAACCCGAAGCCATGACCGCTCTGGCCAAGGCCATACAACTGAAGCCGGATTTATATGGAGCGCAATTCTCTTTGGTTCAACTATTGGAAAGGCAAAATTCGCCCTTTCCCATACGTTCCTTTCGGGATTCTTTAAGTATTAGCGGGCTGCTAATCCCGACGCCCGATCGTAGTGGTTTCGTTACAGGAAATATAAGTGGTTTTAGAAAGTGGGATTTTGATCCTAATCCCCAGAATGGGCGCTATTTTCCAACAAATGGGCTAATCGTGGCGGCTTGTCGTCCAGAAGGCTATGATCAAATGCTGACCTTACTGGTTGATGTCGCTCCAAACGGGATGCGCCGTCTCAAATACCAAGCGTGGGACATGGCTACCATGAAACCCGTTAAATCGTCAACGGTACTCTCAACTACTGTCTTAAGACTCTTCCAGACAGAGTCGTGTAGTGATTTGGTCTTGCAAACTCAACCAGACACCTTTTTTATGTTGGGTAAAGACCTACAGACTTGGCGCCAAGCCACCATTAACGGAGTCCTCTTTTCTACATATACCATGAAAGCGGAAAAAGCGGCTTTCCTTCAGCGGGATAGTACATTGGTGTATTGGGAGGCTGCTACGGGGAAATCTGTCGGGGAGTCGTTTCGCATGAAGGGGCAAGTGCGTGGTATTCGGGTTAGTCAAGATGGAAAATGGCTGGCTTCTTTACATAACAACGAATCCCAGATTTATCTACGTCCCTTTGGAGCGGCGAGTATAACACAACGGATTCCGATGGGTTCTGTACCGCTGGGGATTGGATTTTCGGAAGATGGGGAAATGATGTATGCCTATGGTTCGGATAGCAGGCTTTTGATATGGGACGTGAAGAAAGAAAATGTTGTGTGCATGACCGATAAAATACCCCCGATTATAAACATACGGTTCTATCCTACCGAGAAAATGTTCTCAATGGTCGTAAGTAAAACTGGTCACCAGACCTATAGTACCGAGACCTGTCGTCCAAAGGGGAGGTCTGTCCATAGCGAAGGCTTGATGCTGTCCAGCCTAATGTCACCCCGTATGGACAAGGTTGCTACGTTCAGTAACGATGGGAAGATGCAAGTGTGGCAAAATAGCAATACCCTAGACCATTTGACAAGCATCCCGATCTTGGAGAAAAACGTGCTCAATGCGTCTTTATCCCCAGATGGAACCATTTTGTTCACCCAAAATGAGGCACAAAGGTTACAGGCTTGGGATATGGTAAGCAAAGCTCCTATTCCTCTAGATTTTCTTCCGAAACAAAATGTACAACAGGAACGCCTTATGCGGGATGGGTATATTCTTTCCACGCTGATGGATAGTACGGCAACCTTGTGGCATGTTGACAACGGAAAACCCTTGAAAATAAACATCCCGAAGCATGTCCCCGGAACCGTCCTGATCAATAAGGGATATAAATTATTGTCTTATTTAGGCTTGGATGCACTTAGGGTTTTCCACTTAGATCGGGCTGAAGATCAACCCCTCATCGTTGTACCGCGTCAAAATCTGTTGGATTACGACTCGTCTGTGGATAATAAATGGTTTGTTGCGAGTTCGATAGATTCTACCCTAAGTATATGGAACACCTATCGCCCTGCGGATGCACCAAAAACCATGAAGCTAAAGTCCCCCACTGCTCGGGTTTATACAGACCCCAACTCAAAATTTGCCCTTCTTGGGGATACCAATGGAAACAATTGGGTCGCCGATCTCGAAAAAGTCACTCTTTTGCCCATAAATCTTAAAAATCGTGCCATGACCCTCCAGATGACCTTCTCGCCTGATGGCGAAAAGGTTGCCATATATTCGGGTGATGCGACCATTCGGATTTTTAGTTTGAGCACAGGCCAACCACAGACCGATTATATTCAGCTCGATTCTGGTCTAAACGGCTTTATCTTTTCAGCAGATGGAAAGGCGGTTTTGATTCGAGGTGGTGATAATGTGATCCGATATTTAGATGCCGAGAGTGGTTTATGGCTGGGTAAGCCATTGGAATTGCAAAATTTACAGGCGATATCTTTTCATGAGAAACTTAACAAGGTGGTCATTTCCATAAAAGGTGAAGGTGTTTTTATGATGCCGATCTCGGATATTCCAGCGAAGATTCCAATAGAAGTGCTACGCCTTTCCGAGCTTGTGGCTGGTTTAGAAATAGATGCGGTTGGGCAAACAAGACCCATTACAAACCGGAGCGAAGCTTTAGAGGTGCTACGGAACGAATTTCTTATGCGCCCGAACGATGATCCGGTGAAAATGAAATACCATTGGTTTTGGCAAGAATAA
- a CDS encoding NAD-binding protein has product MSKDKRTLNRILRWLQYHEWWLLGGMVVLAFVLGILGYWQYYYINPQVDGWTWWDIFYKVGRFFVIEGDEPAGPNVPWALQISRFLAPIPPVFAAAKAIFSVFKDEIRSLRVHFYQDHVVFMGLGSRGAPLAKEFLEAGEKVVFVKPALTEEEDGWLYKLGGIGVEGDPKDRYVLKRVGAERAKHVILLDDNDQVNLENAVLLREYINDPVHKEKEPVRVFIHLYNDRLGHIFRRHPIFTDTQDRFEGTLFNIYEASARTLLQVYPPEMVVYETENAATILENRPPVHILLIGLGQMGKNLLHQLILTGHYPHQEKLFVTIVDHKATEKVRVFAANFPELMCLLSLKPLDVEITALHDEALEQLKGNPAYTALYLCLGQDTLGAEVALFLRQRLEGLSPETPVVTVFPQKISISDLLSESRLFQKKNRMYVFPAVEKGCTVEVVVQQKLDVLAKAIHEAYLEEAKRDGYYNKDSPSHQPWRALHEDFRDANRHQADHIRVKLAAMGCMMQQQNGPLPKVDWATLLERHPNKLLALAQTEHRRWMASRWLSGWRYAEKTNRDALLHENLVSWDNLSEHVKSLDADTVRNIPKLLEKVGLEICIKPPTSKDAV; this is encoded by the coding sequence ATGAGTAAAGATAAACGCACCCTAAACCGGATTCTTCGCTGGTTGCAATACCATGAATGGTGGCTTCTGGGTGGAATGGTGGTGCTTGCCTTTGTCCTTGGTATTCTGGGCTATTGGCAATACTACTACATAAACCCGCAAGTTGATGGCTGGACGTGGTGGGATATTTTCTATAAGGTGGGACGGTTTTTTGTGATCGAAGGAGACGAACCGGCAGGGCCAAATGTACCTTGGGCATTGCAGATTTCAAGGTTTTTAGCACCCATCCCGCCTGTATTTGCAGCAGCAAAGGCCATTTTTTCCGTTTTCAAAGATGAGATTCGCAGTCTTAGGGTACATTTTTATCAAGACCATGTGGTTTTTATGGGGTTAGGTTCTCGTGGCGCACCGTTGGCCAAAGAGTTCTTGGAGGCTGGGGAAAAAGTGGTTTTTGTTAAACCCGCTTTAACCGAAGAAGAAGACGGATGGTTGTACAAACTGGGGGGTATTGGGGTAGAAGGGGATCCCAAAGACCGCTATGTCTTAAAAAGAGTGGGAGCGGAAAGGGCTAAACATGTTATTTTATTGGACGATAACGATCAAGTTAATCTGGAAAATGCCGTCCTCTTACGGGAATACATCAATGATCCAGTGCATAAAGAAAAGGAACCTGTACGGGTATTTATCCACCTGTATAACGATCGCTTAGGCCACATTTTCCGTCGTCATCCCATATTTACAGATACCCAAGACCGCTTTGAAGGCACATTGTTTAACATCTATGAAGCCAGTGCGCGAACGCTGTTGCAGGTTTACCCACCCGAAATGGTGGTTTATGAAACGGAAAATGCAGCTACGATTTTGGAAAACCGCCCACCTGTACACATTCTCCTCATTGGTTTGGGGCAAATGGGTAAAAATCTTTTACATCAATTAATCCTGACCGGACATTATCCGCACCAAGAAAAGCTCTTTGTTACGATTGTAGATCATAAAGCGACCGAAAAAGTGCGGGTTTTTGCAGCTAATTTTCCAGAACTGATGTGCCTGTTGTCCTTAAAACCGTTGGATGTGGAAATTACGGCACTGCACGACGAGGCTCTTGAACAGTTGAAAGGAAACCCCGCTTATACCGCGCTGTACCTGTGTTTAGGACAAGATACCCTTGGCGCAGAAGTAGCTTTGTTTTTACGGCAACGCCTCGAAGGTTTATCTCCGGAAACACCTGTGGTTACGGTCTTTCCACAGAAAATCTCGATCTCAGATTTGTTGTCCGAAAGCCGCTTGTTTCAGAAAAAAAATCGCATGTACGTCTTCCCTGCAGTCGAAAAGGGCTGCACCGTAGAAGTCGTTGTCCAGCAAAAATTGGATGTCTTAGCGAAAGCCATCCACGAAGCCTATTTGGAGGAAGCTAAGCGGGATGGATACTATAACAAGGACTCGCCCTCGCATCAGCCATGGAGGGCGTTACACGAGGACTTTCGGGATGCGAACCGCCATCAGGCTGATCATATTCGGGTGAAATTAGCCGCTATGGGCTGTATGATGCAGCAACAAAACGGGCCATTACCAAAAGTAGATTGGGCTACATTACTCGAACGCCACCCGAACAAATTGCTCGCCTTGGCGCAAACCGAACACCGCCGTTGGATGGCCTCTCGCTGGCTTTCGGGGTGGCGATATGCCGAAAAAACCAATCGCGATGCCTTACTTCATGAGAATTTAGTCTCTTGGGATAACTTGTCGGAACATGTGAAATCACTCGATGCCGATACCGTGCGGAATATTCCTAAGCTCTTAGAAAAAGTGGGCTTGGAAATTTGTATTAAACCACCAACAAGCAAAGATGCTGTCTAA
- a CDS encoding glycoside hydrolase family 2 protein yields the protein MHHQPLHNNWILQEAGTNETIPAKVPGTVHTDLLSNGQIPDPFYRDNEKKLQWISEKSWLYSTQFDAEEALLGQQNIELVFEGLDTFATVVLNGSVLGRTQNQHRTHIFDIKPHLVATGNRLEVRFDSVLPYIRRKTAEKKLPEWKGPPEEAGRAYVRKMSANFGWDWGPIFTTAGIWRNASIRAYQNRISDVQILQHHQSGIVELDITTELVHGSGEVRVEVLFEGQVIAGAIAERHQNMAEARLTLENPSLWWPNGLGEQPLYTIRVTLTDTEEEVWEKRIGLRTLRLQRKRDQWGESFYFEANGIPFFAKGANWIPGDALYTRFDRYQDILQSAADAHMNMIRVWGGGIYEEEEFYDLCDALGLCVWQDFMFACANYPGRDPEFLENVRKEAEDNVRRIRHRACLALWCGNNELEAGLVGKVATAWNGVWEDYDPIFNKVLPAVVGQLDPQRQYWPCSPHNPLDRSTHNFPGAGDAHLWTVWHKKEPFEWYRTSFHRFVSEFGFQSFPEPKYVRTFTVPEDHRLDSEVMLVHQRSFVNKVSGNFTILEYADSWFRKAKDFEATLWQSQLLQALAMQYAVEHWRRNMPRCMGALYWQLNDCWPVASWASLDFEGRWKALHYAAKRFFAPVLVSGVEDVKRKTVEIHLTSDLGEPQEMVVEWAVFTANGKRLAKGNIYRKIPERTSLLLETLDVSAYVQNEGAENILVHLSAHLSGSVVSENVITLKKPKDLRLGWTEIGLETEEKADELQVTLRAEKPVMWAWLAHDKAEFRANDNFFPLMPGRPRTLILQPKAGNTVADLREGLMVIQVSDLENRSV from the coding sequence ATGCACCATCAACCTTTACATAACAACTGGATCCTTCAAGAAGCGGGGACAAATGAGACCATTCCTGCGAAGGTTCCGGGAACGGTTCATACAGATTTGTTGTCGAATGGTCAAATTCCCGATCCGTTTTACCGAGACAACGAAAAAAAATTGCAGTGGATTTCCGAAAAAAGTTGGTTATACAGCACCCAGTTTGATGCCGAAGAAGCCCTTTTGGGGCAACAAAATATTGAATTGGTTTTTGAGGGCTTAGACACCTTCGCTACGGTTGTATTGAATGGTTCCGTACTTGGTCGGACGCAGAACCAGCATCGAACCCATATATTTGACATAAAGCCCCATTTGGTTGCTACGGGAAATCGCCTTGAGGTTCGTTTTGATTCAGTGTTGCCCTACATACGGCGCAAAACGGCGGAAAAAAAGTTGCCAGAATGGAAAGGTCCTCCCGAAGAAGCGGGCCGTGCTTACGTCCGGAAAATGAGTGCAAATTTTGGTTGGGACTGGGGGCCGATTTTTACCACGGCTGGCATTTGGCGTAATGCCTCGATCCGAGCGTACCAAAACCGGATTTCCGATGTGCAGATTCTTCAGCACCACCAGTCGGGTATAGTAGAATTAGACATTACCACAGAATTGGTCCATGGGTCTGGTGAAGTTCGGGTAGAAGTTTTGTTTGAGGGTCAAGTTATTGCAGGAGCAATTGCCGAACGCCATCAAAATATGGCAGAGGCACGTTTGACCCTTGAAAATCCGTCTTTATGGTGGCCAAATGGTCTTGGAGAACAGCCACTCTATACGATACGGGTGACCTTAACAGACACGGAAGAGGAGGTTTGGGAGAAAAGAATTGGTCTTAGAACCCTACGCTTGCAACGCAAACGCGACCAATGGGGAGAGTCATTTTATTTTGAAGCGAACGGTATTCCTTTCTTTGCAAAAGGAGCGAATTGGATCCCCGGAGATGCTCTCTATACGCGCTTCGACCGCTATCAAGACATCTTGCAATCTGCCGCTGATGCGCATATGAACATGATCCGCGTATGGGGTGGGGGCATTTATGAAGAAGAAGAGTTCTATGACCTCTGCGATGCGTTGGGGCTATGTGTCTGGCAAGACTTTATGTTCGCTTGTGCCAACTACCCGGGACGAGATCCGGAATTCCTTGAAAACGTTCGGAAGGAAGCCGAAGATAACGTGCGCCGGATTCGGCATCGGGCGTGTTTGGCGCTTTGGTGTGGCAATAATGAGCTGGAAGCGGGCTTGGTAGGCAAAGTTGCGACCGCTTGGAATGGTGTTTGGGAAGATTATGACCCTATCTTTAATAAGGTCTTGCCTGCTGTGGTTGGACAATTAGACCCTCAGCGTCAGTATTGGCCATGTAGCCCACACAATCCCTTAGACCGTTCTACGCATAATTTTCCGGGAGCTGGGGATGCCCATTTGTGGACTGTTTGGCACAAAAAAGAACCCTTCGAGTGGTATCGTACCTCATTTCACCGCTTTGTATCCGAGTTTGGATTCCAGTCTTTCCCAGAACCCAAGTATGTTCGGACGTTTACCGTGCCGGAAGACCATCGTTTAGACTCGGAGGTGATGTTGGTGCATCAGCGAAGTTTTGTCAATAAGGTGAGTGGCAATTTTACGATTTTGGAATATGCCGATTCGTGGTTCCGGAAAGCAAAAGACTTTGAGGCAACTTTGTGGCAAAGCCAACTCTTACAAGCCCTTGCGATGCAGTATGCCGTAGAACATTGGCGGAGGAATATGCCGCGTTGTATGGGGGCTTTATATTGGCAACTGAACGATTGTTGGCCTGTGGCAAGTTGGGCTTCGTTGGATTTTGAAGGCCGATGGAAGGCCCTACATTATGCCGCCAAACGCTTCTTTGCGCCTGTTCTGGTGTCTGGGGTGGAGGACGTGAAGCGGAAAACCGTTGAGATCCATCTTACAAGTGACCTCGGAGAACCGCAGGAAATGGTTGTGGAGTGGGCGGTTTTTACGGCAAATGGTAAACGGTTGGCAAAAGGCAATATCTATAGAAAAATCCCCGAAAGAACTTCGCTTTTGTTGGAAACGTTGGATGTGTCTGCCTATGTTCAAAACGAAGGGGCAGAAAATATCTTGGTACATCTATCCGCGCACTTAAGTGGGAGTGTGGTTTCCGAAAATGTGATTACACTCAAAAAACCCAAGGACTTAAGACTTGGTTGGACTGAAATTGGATTGGAAACCGAAGAAAAGGCTGATGAACTCCAAGTGACGTTACGGGCAGAAAAACCGGTTATGTGGGCTTGGCTTGCGCATGACAAGGCCGAATTTAGGGCAAATGACAACTTTTTTCCGCTCATGCCCGGTCGCCCAAGAACGTTGATTTTGCAACCTAAAGCAGGAAATACCGTGGCTGACCTCCGTGAAGGCTTGATGGTGATACAAGTCTCGGATTTGGAAAATAGATCGGTATAA
- a CDS encoding GNAT family N-acetyltransferase, whose protein sequence is MQTPISINRTKDPKILDRCAQWMAESEPWITLQRSETDCKASMRGDYKEVYIASIQSALMGFVVIQMAGTFKGYIQSVFVVPEARRLGIGGVLLNYAENRIFEASPNVFLCVSSFNEEAQKLYKSRGYTQVGLLQDFLIEGADEILMRKTIAPWHRYTVNKNNYLESETSL, encoded by the coding sequence ATGCAAACACCCATTTCTATCAATCGAACAAAAGATCCCAAGATCCTTGATCGGTGTGCGCAGTGGATGGCAGAGTCGGAGCCTTGGATAACATTACAGCGAAGTGAAACGGACTGTAAAGCGTCTATGAGAGGCGATTACAAGGAAGTTTATATTGCCTCCATCCAAAGTGCGTTGATGGGGTTTGTGGTGATCCAAATGGCGGGTACATTTAAAGGCTACATCCAGTCCGTTTTTGTGGTTCCAGAGGCAAGGCGCCTCGGAATCGGTGGGGTACTCTTGAACTATGCCGAAAACCGCATTTTCGAGGCGTCGCCAAATGTCTTTTTATGCGTCTCGTCGTTCAATGAAGAGGCACAGAAACTTTATAAGTCGCGGGGGTACACACAAGTGGGGCTTTTACAGGACTTCTTGATAGAAGGTGCAGACGAAATCCTTATGCGAAAAACCATCGCCCCTTGGCATCGTTATACAGTTAATAAAAACAATTACTTGGAATCGGAAACATCTCTTTGA
- a CDS encoding tyrosine--tRNA ligase, with protein sequence MLQFPPLEVQLAQIKRGVEEIIPEADLVKKLKRSFETGKPLTIKLGCDPSRPDLHLGHAVVLRKLRQFQDLGHRIILIVGDFTGMIGDPSGRSKTRPALTLEDTRVNGRSYFEQASKILDPERTEIVYNSDWLGKMSFTDVIQLAGKYTVARMLERDEFSKRFKAGEPISIHEFLYPLAQAQDSVHLKADVELGGTDQKFNLLVGRDVQSAVGIEPQVCITLPILEGLDGVQKMSKSLDNYIGISEAPEQMYGKTLSIPDALIYRYVELATDIPTEALPNWKARAEQDPRNAKHDLAWNIVRMYHGEDAANEARNHFEKTVIRKENPDDMPEFATSGDVGLLNLIRESGLAASNGEARRLVVQGGVSIDGEKVSDPATTITISTKAPFVLKVGKLKFVKITQV encoded by the coding sequence ATGCTACAATTTCCTCCCTTAGAAGTACAATTAGCCCAAATTAAACGGGGCGTTGAAGAAATTATTCCAGAAGCGGACTTGGTTAAAAAGCTGAAGCGCTCGTTTGAAACCGGAAAGCCATTAACGATCAAATTGGGCTGTGATCCGAGTCGTCCGGATTTACATCTCGGTCATGCGGTCGTTTTAAGGAAACTCCGACAATTCCAAGACTTGGGCCATCGCATTATTCTCATTGTCGGTGACTTTACGGGCATGATTGGTGACCCCAGTGGCCGCTCTAAAACACGCCCAGCGCTTACCTTAGAAGATACCCGTGTGAATGGGCGGTCTTACTTCGAGCAAGCCTCCAAGATTTTAGACCCAGAAAGAACCGAAATCGTGTATAACTCCGACTGGCTTGGGAAAATGTCCTTTACTGATGTCATCCAACTGGCAGGAAAATACACCGTAGCGCGGATGTTGGAGCGCGATGAGTTCTCGAAGCGCTTCAAGGCTGGCGAACCCATCTCCATTCACGAATTTCTTTACCCATTGGCACAAGCCCAAGACTCGGTTCACTTAAAAGCGGATGTTGAGCTTGGTGGAACAGATCAGAAATTTAACCTCTTGGTGGGGCGTGATGTGCAATCTGCCGTTGGGATTGAGCCGCAAGTCTGTATTACCCTGCCCATTCTTGAAGGCTTAGATGGTGTTCAGAAAATGTCTAAATCGTTAGATAACTATATTGGTATTTCAGAAGCACCTGAACAAATGTATGGTAAAACGCTCTCTATTCCAGATGCCTTGATTTATCGTTATGTAGAATTGGCAACAGATATTCCGACAGAAGCCCTGCCCAACTGGAAAGCCCGTGCCGAGCAAGATCCCAGAAACGCCAAGCATGATCTGGCATGGAACATTGTAAGGATGTATCACGGTGAGGATGCTGCGAATGAAGCGCGGAACCACTTTGAAAAAACCGTCATCCGCAAAGAAAATCCAGACGATATGCCCGAATTTGCCACAAGTGGTGACGTTGGCCTCCTGAACTTAATTCGGGAAAGTGGCTTGGCGGCTTCTAATGGCGAGGCCAGAAGGTTGGTAGTACAGGGCGGTGTTTCCATAGACGGAGAAAAGGTCTCTGACCCGGCAACCACAATAACAATTTCAACAAAAGCGCCGTTTGTTCTAAAGGTGGGAAAACTCAAGTTTGTAAAAATAACCCAAGTTTGA